The DNA sequence CTTTCCACCGTTGTGGATTGTTGAAGTATGGCGATCGCCCTTGATTTCTTAGGTTGGAGGGCGATCGCTTATGAGTATCTTTTTATTGAATGATGCGTTCGCATCATTTGTCAAGTCTAGGATGGGATTAATTCGGCTGCGAGTCAAGGAACTAGCGAAAGAAAAAGGTTGGACGCTCAAAGAAGTATCGGAGCGATCGGGTATTACTTATAGCACTGTCAGAAGCTATGCTCATTCTCCGAGTTTGGCAACAGTAGACTACACCGCTTTACGGAAACTTGCGCGCGTTTTCGACTTGGCAATTGACGATATTGTGGAAGTTTTGGAAGAATAATTTTTCGATAAAGCTTTAGAGGTATAGGCGTAGGGTGCGTTAGGCGCGAACTCGATATTGAAGGGAAGCGATCGATTTCTCTGCGCGCCGTAACGCACCAATCTTATCCGGTGCGTTACGCTTCGCTAACACACCCTACTATTTAACTACACTCGCACAATATCAAAATCATCGTTTCATTTTTCTAACGCATAACGGACAAGAATATTTGTATCTATCCCTATCATTGCCAATCGCTAACCCCCTCAGCGATAGAAATATCCATTTCTTCTAAAGTTACCTTTACGCGATCGGGACGATATAAAATACCCGATAATGTTTCTACACAGTGTTATGCCCCTACCGCAAAAAAATTAGCGCATCGCGATTGGGAATTGGTGTAAGGA is a window from the Oscillatoria sp. FACHB-1406 genome containing:
- a CDS encoding helix-turn-helix transcriptional regulator, which translates into the protein MGLIRLRVKELAKEKGWTLKEVSERSGITYSTVRSYAHSPSLATVDYTALRKLARVFDLAIDDIVEVLEE